In Chloroflexota bacterium, one DNA window encodes the following:
- a CDS encoding response regulator, translated as MGEDGHAVEPLRILIADDESIRVLSLRVQLQNLGYQVVGEAANGREAVELARRLQPDLVIMDIKMPVMDGIEAAEVITRERPIPIILLTAYSEAELAQRAAETNISAYLMKPVSEDDLLPAITLAMTRFRQFQALRQEVESLREALEARKLVERAKGILMRRLNLTEEEAFRRMQRRSQDLNKKLSEVAEAIILADKMM; from the coding sequence ATGGGTGAAGACGGACACGCGGTTGAGCCATTGCGCATACTGATCGCCGACGACGAGAGCATTCGCGTGCTCAGTCTGCGAGTGCAATTGCAGAACCTGGGCTATCAGGTCGTCGGGGAGGCGGCCAACGGCCGCGAGGCGGTGGAGCTGGCGCGCCGTCTACAGCCGGACTTGGTCATCATGGACATCAAGATGCCGGTGATGGATGGGATTGAGGCGGCGGAGGTCATCACGCGGGAGAGGCCCATTCCCATCATCCTGCTCACCGCTTATAGCGAGGCGGAGCTGGCCCAGCGTGCGGCCGAGACGAACATCTCCGCCTATCTCATGAAGCCGGTGTCGGAGGATGACCTGCTGCCGGCGATCACGCTGGCCATGACGCGTTTCCGTCAGTTCCAGGCGCTGCGCCAGGAGGTGGAGAGCCTGCGCGAGGCGCTGGAGGCGCGCAAACTGGTCGAGCGGGCCAAAGGGATCCTGATGCGCCGTTTGAACCTGACGGAGGAGGAGGCGTTTCGGCGCATGCAGCGTCGTAGCCAGGATCTGAATAAAAAGCTCAGCGAGGTGGCAGAGGCGATCATCCTAGCCGACAAGATGATGTAA